In one window of Tachypleus tridentatus isolate NWPU-2018 chromosome 2, ASM421037v1, whole genome shotgun sequence DNA:
- the LOC143244677 gene encoding LOW QUALITY PROTEIN: mitochondrial proton/calcium exchanger protein-like (The sequence of the model RefSeq protein was modified relative to this genomic sequence to represent the inferred CDS: inserted 3 bases in 3 codons) yields the protein MSFRFPAMLQLSRIKVPVFVWFCPYHGHQVTYLLTCFNYNTAKYVVQRTCVKSYSLLNIQKSSLGCGYKDSDQYRWNGLDLDVYVARKVYIDFTLHEKESSKVESSVKVLKQEVGKATQEIGAFITSDKSTYVAPPKRSVWKKIGDGILHYYHGFRLLYIDIKVSSRLAWKLLHGKELTRREHRQLVRTVSDVFRIVPFSVFIIVPFMELLLPVAIKLFPGMLPSTFETSSEREVKVKKQLKVKLEMAKFLQKTMDEMALHARGDKHSHSAKEFAQFFDKIQKSAEQPTIEEIMKFSKLFEDEITLDSLQRXQLVALCRXIELQPIGTNNFLXFQFKMKLRMLNADDQMIKKEGIETLTVSELQSACRARGMRALGVPEPRLRSNLEQWLELHLNERIPPSLLLLSRVLYLPENLPATDQLKATLSYLPDEAVGLCILFPF from the exons ATG TCTTTCAGATTTCCAGCCATGTTGCAACTAAGTAGGATCAAAGTACCTGTTTTTGTGTGGTTTTGCCCTTACCATGGACACCAGGTGACATACTTGTTAACCTGTTTTAACTATAACACAGCTAAGTATGTAGTCCAAAGAACGTGTGTTAAAAGTTACTCTCTTTTAAACATTCAAAAATCCTCATTAGGTTGTGGGTATAAGGACAGTGACCAGTACAGGTGGAATGGTCTAGACTTAGATGTGTATGTTGCTAGGAAAGTATATATAGATTTTACTTTACACGAAAAAGAATCATCTAAAGTTGAAAGTTCTGTCAAAGTACTCAAACAGGAGGTGGGAAAAGCTACGCAAGAAATTGGAGCATTTATCACTTCAGATAAATCTACCTATGTAGCACCTCCAAAACGTTCTGTGTGGAAGAAAATAGGAGATGGAATCCTTCATTATTATCATGGTTTCAGGCttttatatattgatattaaagtATCTTCAAGACTTGCTTGGAAATTACTTCATGGAAAGGAACTGACTCGGCGAGAACATAGACAG CTCGTTCGTACAGTTTCTGATGTTTTTCGCATTGTTCCATTTTCTGTCTTTATCATTGTGCCTTTTATGGAACTGTTGCTACCAGTAGCCATAAAACTCTTTCCTGGTATGCTTCCATCAACTTTTGAAACTTCTTCAGAAAGG GAAGTTAAGGTGAAGAAACAGCTTAAGGTCAAGTTGGAGATGGCCAAGTTTCTGCAGAAAACTATGGATGAAATGGCTCTTCATGCTCGAGGTGACAAACACTCTCACTCTGCTAAAGAATTTGCCCAGTTTTTTGATAAG ATTCAGAAGTCAGCAGAACAACCTACAATagaagaaataatgaaattttctaaGTTGTTTGAAGATGAAATTACTTTGGATAGTCTTCAAC CTCAGTTAGTTGCTCTTTGTC TTATTGAGCTCCAGCCAATTGGAACAAATAATTTTC GGTttcagtttaaaatgaaattgCGCATGCTAAATGCAGATGATCAG ATGATCAAGAAAGAAGGGATAGAGACTTTGACAGTATCTGAATTGCAGTCAGCCTGTAGAGCAAGAGGAATGAGGGCACTTGGGGTTCCAGAACCTCGTTTGCGCTCAAACTTAGAACAGTGGTTGGAACTTCATTTAAATGAACGTATACCACCATCTCTTTTACTTCTGTCTCGAGTCTTGTACCTCCCTGAAAATCTTCCTGCTACTGATCAACTGAAAGCAACCTTGTCTTACTTACCTGATGAAGCTGTaggtttatgtattttgtttccattttag